From the Flavobacterium galactosidilyticum genome, one window contains:
- the gldF gene encoding gliding motility-associated ABC transporter permease subunit GldF: MKSIVLREIKSFFGSPIGYLVIAIFLLMNGLFLWVFEGEYNILKTGFADMTPFFTLAPWILIFLIPAVTMRSFSDEKKQGTLELLFTKPLSIWQIVNGKFLGALLLILMAIVPTFIYVWTIYGLGMPEGNIDMGSTIGSYFGLLFLISGYSSIGIFTSTLSENQIVAFIVAVFLCFFLYFGFEGLATVVPNISNFISALGMQDHYKSMSRGVIDTRDIIYFVSITIAFLSFTVFNLKSFKS; this comes from the coding sequence ATGAAATCAATAGTATTACGCGAAATAAAATCTTTTTTTGGCTCACCCATTGGCTATTTAGTAATTGCCATTTTTCTACTTATGAACGGTCTATTCCTGTGGGTTTTCGAAGGTGAATATAATATTTTGAAAACAGGTTTTGCTGACATGACTCCGTTCTTCACTTTGGCACCGTGGATATTAATATTCTTGATTCCAGCTGTAACCATGCGAAGTTTTTCGGATGAAAAAAAACAAGGAACACTAGAATTATTATTTACTAAACCATTATCTATTTGGCAAATCGTAAATGGAAAATTCCTTGGAGCTTTACTTTTAATCCTAATGGCAATTGTACCAACATTTATATATGTTTGGACAATTTATGGCTTAGGAATGCCGGAAGGCAATATTGATATGGGAAGTACAATTGGCTCTTATTTTGGATTGTTATTCTTGATTTCAGGTTATTCCTCAATTGGAATCTTTACTTCTACTCTTTCTGAAAACCAAATTGTAGCATTTATTGTTGCTGTTTTTCTATGCTTTTTTCTGTACTTTGGATTTGAAGGTTTAGCAACGGTTGTTCCAAATATTTCAAACTTTATTTCAGCTTTAGGGATGCAAGATCATTACAAAAGTATGAGCCGAGGTGTAATAGACACTCGAGATATCATCTATTTTGTAAGCATTACAATTGCATTTCTTTCGTTTACTGTTTTTAATCTAAAATCTTTTAAATCGTAA
- a CDS encoding putative quinol monooxygenase produces MFVRIVKLSFHEENIPAFLENFELNKNKIRNATGNRFLELYQDKNNKSIFFTYSYWETEVDLENYRNSELFNEIWSFTKKLFNDKPEAWSVDKLASLV; encoded by the coding sequence ATGTTTGTACGTATTGTAAAATTGAGTTTTCATGAGGAAAATATTCCTGCTTTTCTAGAAAATTTCGAGCTGAACAAAAATAAAATACGAAATGCTACAGGAAATCGTTTCTTAGAATTGTATCAGGATAAAAACAATAAAAGTATTTTCTTTACTTACAGTTATTGGGAAACTGAAGTGGATTTAGAAAACTATAGAAATTCAGAGCTTTTTAATGAAATTTGGAGTTTTACCAAGAAATTATTCAATGATAAACCAGAAGCATGGAGCGTCGATAAATTAGCTTCTTTAGTTTAA
- a CDS encoding SAM hydrolase/SAM-dependent halogenase family protein, whose translation MSIITLTTDYGLKDHFVGALKGKILSEHYEAKIIDISHEIDPFNTAEASYIISASYASFPKGTVHLIGVDMEANKENRHIVMQWNDHYFIAADNGILSMLSQKIIPQKIVAINIHGLLPTGAADLDVFVKVACHISKGGLMNVIGKEISAIKEVTHLHSVTAADGNSIKGNVIYIDHFGNVVTNISKKQFIEVAKGRPYEIELKTKNIKTILPSYSAVAISDKYPIKSYEGEKLAIFNEAGFLEIAIFRSNPATTGCAASLLGLNHRSIINIVFGTVKI comes from the coding sequence ATGTCAATAATTACCCTAACTACGGATTACGGCTTGAAAGACCACTTTGTAGGTGCGCTAAAAGGGAAGATTTTATCTGAACATTATGAGGCTAAAATTATTGACATTTCGCATGAGATAGATCCATTTAACACAGCTGAAGCAAGTTACATCATTAGCGCTTCATATGCTAGTTTCCCAAAAGGAACAGTTCACCTTATAGGAGTGGATATGGAAGCGAATAAAGAAAACCGACATATCGTTATGCAATGGAATGATCATTACTTTATTGCAGCAGATAATGGTATTTTAAGTATGCTTTCGCAAAAAATTATCCCTCAAAAAATAGTAGCTATAAATATTCATGGCCTTTTACCAACTGGTGCTGCTGATCTTGATGTTTTTGTAAAAGTAGCCTGTCATATTTCCAAAGGAGGTTTGATGAACGTAATTGGGAAGGAAATAAGTGCTATAAAAGAAGTCACACATCTCCATTCAGTTACTGCTGCAGATGGAAATTCGATTAAAGGAAATGTGATTTATATTGACCATTTTGGAAATGTGGTTACAAATATTTCTAAAAAACAATTTATTGAAGTTGCAAAAGGAAGGCCTTATGAAATTGAATTAAAAACTAAAAACATCAAAACAATTTTGCCTAGTTATTCGGCTGTAGCTATTTCTGATAAATATCCTATTAAGTCTTACGAAGGAGAAAAGTTAGCCATTTTTAATGAAGCTGGGTTCCTGGAAATCGCTATTTTTAGAAGCAATCCTGCTACTACAGGCTGCGCTGCAAGTTTACTTGGACTAAATCATAGATCTATTATTAATATAGTATTTGGTACAGTCAAAATATAA
- a CDS encoding PhoH family protein, with amino-acid sequence MNERLIELIDIAPKEFWGAQDTHLETIKKYYPKLKIVARGTTLKAFGEKEVLDEFEKRFQRLMLHFTRYNNIDNNVIERVILGDAQEDRKFQGQDRILVHGVGGKIIKAMTPNQQLLVDTMEKNDMVFAVGPAGTGKTYTGVAMAVKALKEKQVKRIILTRPAVEAGENLGFLPGDMKEKLDPYMQPLYDALRDMLPNEKLEDYILKGVIQIAPLAFMRGRTLDNAFVILDEAQNTTHSQMKMFLTRMGKSAKFMITGDPGQVDLPRRTISGLKEALLVLKDVEGIGIIYLDDKDIVRHRLVKKVIDAYKMIENND; translated from the coding sequence TTGAACGAAAGACTAATTGAGCTCATAGACATCGCTCCAAAAGAATTTTGGGGTGCTCAAGACACTCATCTTGAAACGATAAAAAAATATTATCCGAAACTGAAAATTGTAGCGCGCGGAACGACATTAAAAGCTTTTGGAGAAAAAGAGGTCTTAGACGAGTTCGAAAAACGTTTTCAACGTTTGATGCTGCATTTTACGAGATACAATAATATTGATAATAATGTAATTGAGCGCGTCATTCTAGGGGACGCTCAAGAAGACCGAAAATTCCAAGGCCAAGATAGAATTTTAGTACATGGTGTAGGCGGGAAGATTATAAAAGCAATGACGCCTAATCAACAATTACTTGTTGACACGATGGAGAAAAACGATATGGTTTTTGCAGTTGGACCAGCTGGAACAGGAAAAACCTATACAGGAGTTGCGATGGCTGTTAAGGCACTCAAAGAAAAGCAGGTAAAACGCATTATTCTGACACGTCCAGCAGTTGAAGCAGGGGAGAACCTTGGTTTTCTTCCAGGAGATATGAAGGAAAAACTGGATCCATATATGCAGCCTTTATATGACGCTTTGCGCGATATGTTACCTAATGAAAAGCTCGAGGATTATATCTTGAAAGGAGTTATACAGATAGCTCCATTGGCATTCATGCGAGGAAGAACGCTTGATAATGCTTTTGTAATTTTAGATGAAGCTCAAAACACAACGCATTCCCAAATGAAAATGTTTTTGACTCGAATGGGCAAAAGTGCTAAGTTTATGATTACTGGTGACCCAGGTCAAGTAGATTTACCGCGAAGAACTATTTCAGGACTTAAAGAAGCTCTGTTGGTTTTGAAAGATGTTGAAGGTATAGGAATCATTTATCTGGATGATAAAGATATTGTACGCCACCGACTCGTCAAAAAAGTGATTGACGCTTACAAAATGATTGAGAATAATGATTAA
- a CDS encoding Rrf2 family transcriptional regulator: MKLNHFTDFSMRVLMYLDQKKENQQSSLDELATDFKISRNHLIKVVQFLAANQLVQTKRGKNGGILISDKAREILLGDLIHLLEQDDTPVVNCDSKPCVFKSHNCKLKSVFNTAYLAFIQSLNQYKLSDLEFTNWSSIF; the protein is encoded by the coding sequence ATGAAATTGAATCACTTTACTGATTTTAGTATGCGCGTTTTGATGTATTTAGATCAAAAAAAAGAAAATCAGCAAAGTTCTTTAGATGAATTGGCAACTGATTTTAAAATCTCGCGCAATCATCTTATTAAAGTGGTTCAATTTTTAGCTGCTAATCAACTGGTTCAAACCAAAAGAGGAAAAAATGGTGGTATTTTAATTTCAGATAAAGCCAGAGAAATTCTACTGGGAGATTTAATTCATCTCTTAGAACAAGATGATACACCGGTTGTAAATTGCGATTCAAAACCATGTGTTTTCAAATCACACAATTGTAAATTAAAATCAGTTTTCAACACCGCGTATCTCGCATTTATTCAAAGCTTAAATCAATACAAACTCTCTGATTTAGAATTTACAAATTGGAGCTCCATATTTTAA
- a CDS encoding globin domain-containing protein: MNTSQKELVKGTVPVLKAKGNDLISYFYQRMLTNNPELKDVFNIANQASGKQQNALTGAVLAYAENIDDPTVLINTLKAIGNKHVSLNIAAEQYDIVGNHLINSIIEVLDTAATTELIEAWTCAYTELAQIMIRNEADMYQKNSLKKGGWKGWRSFVISKIVAESGEINSFYLTPEDNKEIADFFPGQYVSISTFIPELGHKQPRQYSLSSNSNNEYYRISVKKEIGQTTPDGIVSNALHDKIVGDLLQVSAPAGLFYADPEAKNPLVLVSGGVGLTPMMSMVETNKNALQRNQTVWIHSC, from the coding sequence ATGAATACAAGTCAAAAAGAATTAGTAAAAGGAACAGTTCCCGTATTAAAAGCAAAGGGAAATGATTTAATCTCTTACTTTTATCAAAGAATGCTAACTAATAATCCCGAATTAAAAGATGTCTTCAACATAGCAAATCAAGCCAGTGGCAAACAACAAAATGCATTAACAGGAGCAGTTTTGGCTTATGCGGAGAACATCGATGATCCTACCGTTTTGATAAATACTTTAAAAGCAATTGGAAATAAACACGTGAGTTTGAACATAGCTGCAGAACAATATGATATTGTAGGAAATCATTTAATTAACTCTATTATTGAGGTTTTAGACACAGCAGCAACTACTGAATTAATTGAAGCTTGGACTTGTGCATACACTGAACTAGCCCAAATAATGATCCGTAATGAAGCCGATATGTATCAAAAAAATAGTCTCAAAAAAGGCGGTTGGAAAGGTTGGAGATCTTTTGTGATTTCTAAAATTGTTGCAGAAAGTGGCGAAATTAATTCCTTTTATCTAACTCCTGAAGACAACAAAGAAATAGCCGATTTTTTTCCAGGTCAATACGTATCAATAAGTACATTTATTCCAGAATTAGGACATAAACAACCGAGACAATACAGTTTGTCTTCCAATTCTAATAACGAATATTATAGAATTTCAGTAAAAAAAGAAATTGGACAAACCACACCTGACGGTATCGTTTCTAATGCATTACACGATAAAATAGTTGGTGATTTACTACAAGTTAGTGCTCCTGCAGGACTATTTTATGCAGATCCAGAAGCTAAAAATCCATTAGTTTTAGTAAGTGGTGGTGTTGGTCTTACGCCAATGATGAGTATGGTGGAAACCAATAAAAATGCATTGCAAAGAAACCAAACGGTTTGGATTCACAGTTGTTGA
- a CDS encoding Cof-type HAD-IIB family hydrolase: MRVKKQMMLKEKIKVVITDLDGTLLNSDHKISAYTKAIFQELHQQNYLLIVATGRHHLDAHSIVAGLNCPVYLVTSNGARIHSPNHELLYSIDMESDLVKGIFDLDIDSEITSVLFKENKWQTNHNNDKLNSFSEESKYLPEIVDFNTLQDFKSIKLFFTHHNHQKLVDLKDQILENYSDMFSFAFSLPFCLEFMDKSVDKSVAIAKILEMENFIFEESISFGDGFNDEKMLKSTGKALIMGNAPQSLMDTLPHLETILSNDNDGVAKYLSEQFLNSL, from the coding sequence ATGAGAGTCAAAAAACAAATGATGTTAAAAGAAAAAATTAAAGTAGTTATTACTGATTTAGATGGAACTTTACTCAATTCAGACCATAAAATTTCTGCTTATACGAAAGCAATTTTTCAAGAATTACACCAGCAAAATTATTTACTAATTGTGGCTACAGGGCGGCATCATCTGGATGCGCACAGTATTGTGGCTGGTCTAAATTGCCCCGTTTATCTTGTAACTTCCAATGGCGCCCGAATTCACTCGCCAAATCATGAGCTTCTTTATTCGATAGATATGGAAAGTGATCTTGTAAAAGGTATTTTTGACCTTGATATTGATTCGGAGATTACTTCAGTACTTTTCAAGGAAAATAAATGGCAAACTAATCATAACAATGATAAACTGAATAGCTTTTCTGAAGAGTCAAAATATTTACCTGAAATAGTTGATTTTAATACTTTGCAAGATTTTAAATCAATAAAGTTATTTTTTACCCACCATAATCACCAAAAGTTAGTTGATCTTAAGGATCAAATTTTAGAAAACTATTCTGATATGTTTAGCTTTGCATTTAGTCTTCCCTTTTGTTTAGAATTCATGGACAAATCAGTCGATAAAAGTGTCGCGATTGCTAAAATATTAGAAATGGAGAACTTTATTTTTGAAGAATCTATTTCTTTTGGAGATGGTTTTAATGATGAAAAAATGCTAAAATCAACAGGAAAAGCTTTAATAATGGGGAATGCACCACAAAGTTTGATGGATACACTTCCGCATTTAGAAACAATATTGTCAAATGACAACGATGGTGTCGCTAAATATTTGTCAGAACAATTTTTAAACAGTCTATAA
- a CDS encoding S9 family peptidase, which yields MNKKIILSFFVLFSVAAQSQTLKMEEIMKGNSFIGVQPENERWSLDGQKVYFDWNPTNELGNSTYFWKNGLSKPELATASDAAFSKIDIKKSSNPDLYYYVDKGRLFSYSLKTKTAKKLYQQSSPISGLQMGSEAGVLYFRQNENLFQFNTNQGSIIQLTNFKRGKGEDKTTEKESFLKSQQQELFQFVRDQEALKNWNLSKSKTTKSDFPKPYYYGKYNFGSLKADPKGNFATFRLIQDSERRNEKMELFITADGYNQIVDTKEKVSVDNLLSTKFGIYSVAKDSVYFVDFSSLSHIQDVPKYLESYEKLKTIEKKDKLIVVQEPVYSENGSYAISEIRSQDNKDRWIVSLNLENGTFQELDHQHDEAWIGGPGIPSNSYGRGTLGFLGDNETFYFQSEATGYSHLYTYNLKSKKKVQLTKGNWEVRDVTLAKDKKSFYLTTNTTHPGNRNFYKMEVSNAILQPVLTKDGAHEVSLSPDENTLLVRYSYKNKPWELYVAPNKKNASLNPITASTTESFKSYKWREPEVITFEAQDGIDVYARLYKPETNNVNKAAIIFVHGAGYLQNAHNYWSSYHREYMFHNLLTDLGYTVLDIDYRASDGYGRDFRTGIYRFMGGKDLTDQIDGKNYLVKNLGIDASRIGIYGGSYGGFITLMGMLTTPNEFASGAALRSVTDWAHYNHGYTGNILNFPETDPEAYKKSSPIYFADNLQGKLLMLHGMVDDNVEYKDIVRLSQRFIELGKKNWSLSSFPVEAHGFKETYSWVDEYSRILDLFNSTLLEK from the coding sequence ATGAATAAAAAAATTATCCTATCCTTTTTCGTTTTGTTCTCTGTTGCAGCTCAAAGTCAAACTTTAAAAATGGAGGAAATCATGAAAGGCAACAGTTTCATTGGTGTTCAGCCAGAAAATGAAAGATGGTCTTTAGATGGTCAAAAAGTATATTTTGATTGGAATCCAACTAATGAATTGGGCAACAGTACTTATTTCTGGAAAAATGGGTTGTCAAAACCAGAATTAGCAACTGCAAGTGATGCCGCTTTTTCAAAAATTGATATTAAAAAGTCATCCAATCCAGATTTGTATTATTACGTAGATAAAGGAAGATTATTTTCTTATTCATTAAAAACTAAAACGGCTAAAAAATTATACCAACAAAGTAGTCCAATTTCTGGTTTGCAAATGGGTTCTGAAGCTGGAGTATTATACTTCAGACAAAATGAAAACCTGTTCCAATTCAATACCAATCAAGGTTCAATCATTCAACTGACTAATTTCAAACGAGGAAAAGGAGAAGATAAAACAACAGAAAAAGAATCGTTTTTGAAAAGCCAACAACAGGAATTGTTTCAGTTTGTCAGAGATCAGGAAGCCTTAAAAAATTGGAATTTATCGAAATCAAAAACTACTAAATCTGATTTTCCAAAACCGTATTATTATGGGAAATATAATTTTGGAAGCTTAAAAGCAGATCCAAAAGGAAATTTTGCTACTTTTAGATTGATTCAAGATTCAGAACGCAGAAATGAAAAAATGGAACTCTTTATCACTGCAGATGGTTACAACCAGATTGTAGATACTAAAGAAAAAGTTTCGGTAGATAATTTATTGTCAACTAAATTTGGAATTTACAGTGTGGCTAAAGATTCGGTTTATTTTGTTGATTTTTCATCGTTAAGTCATATTCAGGATGTTCCTAAATATTTAGAATCCTATGAAAAATTAAAAACTATTGAGAAAAAAGATAAATTAATTGTCGTTCAAGAACCCGTTTATAGTGAAAATGGATCTTATGCTATTTCTGAAATCAGAAGCCAAGATAATAAAGACCGTTGGATTGTAAGTTTAAATTTAGAGAATGGAACTTTTCAAGAACTAGATCATCAACATGATGAAGCTTGGATTGGCGGACCTGGAATTCCTTCTAATTCATACGGAAGAGGAACGCTTGGATTTCTTGGTGATAATGAAACGTTTTATTTTCAGTCAGAAGCAACCGGTTATTCTCATTTATATACTTATAATTTAAAGTCAAAAAAGAAAGTTCAATTGACAAAAGGGAATTGGGAAGTTCGCGATGTTACTTTGGCGAAAGACAAAAAATCTTTTTATTTAACGACCAATACTACGCATCCAGGAAATAGAAATTTCTACAAAATGGAAGTTTCAAATGCTATTTTACAACCTGTTTTGACGAAAGATGGTGCACACGAAGTGAGTTTGTCTCCAGATGAAAATACGCTATTAGTTCGCTATTCGTACAAAAATAAACCTTGGGAATTGTATGTAGCACCTAACAAAAAGAATGCATCTCTTAACCCAATAACGGCTTCTACAACTGAAAGTTTTAAGTCTTATAAATGGCGTGAACCAGAAGTAATCACTTTTGAAGCGCAAGACGGCATTGATGTTTATGCTCGTTTGTACAAGCCAGAAACGAATAATGTTAATAAAGCGGCAATTATTTTTGTGCATGGAGCAGGATATTTGCAAAATGCTCATAATTACTGGAGTAGTTACCATAGAGAATATATGTTTCATAACTTACTGACTGATTTAGGTTACACCGTTCTTGATATTGATTACAGAGCTAGTGATGGTTATGGTCGTGATTTTAGAACTGGAATCTACCGCTTTATGGGCGGAAAAGATTTAACAGATCAAATAGATGGCAAGAATTATTTAGTTAAAAACTTAGGGATTGATGCGAGTAGAATAGGGATTTATGGTGGTTCTTATGGCGGTTTTATTACCTTGATGGGAATGTTGACCACGCCTAACGAATTTGCTTCGGGGGCAGCATTGCGCTCTGTAACAGATTGGGCACATTACAATCACGGGTATACTGGAAATATTCTAAATTTTCCCGAAACTGACCCAGAGGCTTACAAAAAAAGTTCTCCTATTTATTTTGCAGATAATCTGCAAGGAAAGTTGTTGATGCTTCACGGAATGGTAGATGATAATGTTGAATACAAAGATATTGTTCGTTTGTCGCAACGTTTTATAGAGTTAGGTAAGAAAAACTGGAGTCTTTCATCATTTCCTGTTGAAGCACATGGTTTCAAAGAAACCTATTCTTGGGTGGATGAATACAGCCGAATTCTAGATTTATTTAATAGTACGTTGCTAGAAAAATAG